The sequence CAGGCAACACAAAAGAAAACTTATATTGCCAAAGGACGTCATTACTATCCGAAACCTGAAATTGGAGAGTTTTTGATGGAAGCCCACAGCATGAAAATAGGGGACCATATGTTGGTTACAGGTCCCACAACCGGAGCTAAGGAATTTGAACTTACCTCGATGATGGTAAACGATGCAAAGGCGGATGAAGCAAAAAAAGGAGATCAGGTAACTATACCGCTTCCGTTTAAAATAAGACCTTCAGACAGACTTTACAGGGTTGACAAAACAGAGTTTGCGGATAAGAAGTTAATAGAAAAATAATTCTTATCTGTATACATCTACCTCTCTGATGCAGAAAGGGAGATGTATAACTTCCAAAATCCTATTAAAGCGGAATAAATATGGTAATAATAACATTACAACGAAATAAATGTATAGGTTGCAACTACTGTGTTGAGAATGCACCTAATCAGTGGGCCATGTCGGGAAAAGACGGAAAGGCTGTATTGTTGCACTCTACCGAGAAAAAAGGATTCTATACCTTAAAAACCTATGATGATGCGATTTTTGAGGAGAACGTACTGGCTCGGGATAACTGCCCGGCGAAGATAATTACGGTTAAGAAAATTTAATATTTCAATAAAAAA comes from Bacteroidota bacterium and encodes:
- a CDS encoding ferredoxin; translated protein: MVIITLQRNKCIGCNYCVENAPNQWAMSGKDGKAVLLHSTEKKGFYTLKTYDDAIFEENVLARDNCPAKIITVKKI